The region GAATGAGATTTAACTACTCATGAATATAATAGCATACATCTCATGAATGCTAGTAGTTAACATCTTGCAAAAACTAAGGAAAGAGGAATATTCGATCACATCTATGGAGACACATCCTTGTTTGGCTTTAGAACCCTCTTAAAATATAGTTATTTAGGTTAAGACATGAGCTCTCTGCTGTACAAGAAGGCACAACTATGCCACTTAAGGAGCATGGCAGTGGCCACTTAAAATTCAACCACAAGCAATCTTGGGGTCGACACAGTCGTGGATCTTCCTTTGGACACCATAGTTGTGCTTCTTTGTTAGCACATTAATCTTCCACATTATGATCCATTTTGCATGTTCTTCTattgttttttttctcttatcaCTAGAATTTTTCAAACAAACTTAAAAGCACATGAGTTCTGACTAGAAAGTGCAACAATCAAGACATTAATCATACATTTTAGATGCGCATCACTCAACTATATACTAACATTTGACCACTTCTCGTGACCTAACCTGGATAGCGTTCACTTAAATAACCCTTGATTGATGCTTCAACTAGCCAAAGGGTCCTAGCCAAAAGGCTTGTCTGATTTGATTTCTAGGGTGCTTTGTCTGTCATCTTCACTTGTGTATCGAATCTTCGACATTCTATCATTTAGAAAACAATAATAAGACACAAAAATGGAAGCAGTGAACCTTCGAAGTTGTTATAAAAAAATGGagtcttctccttcttctacgAAAAGAGTGAGCCAGTAAAAGCTCTCTCAACCCTTTAGCTACTTTCACAAGCTACAAATCTCCTTATCTCCTATTTGTTTGCACGTTAGTTGTGCACGATAAAGTATGCAGCCAACTGCAACTTGCCACGAGGCCTACTATCAAGCAGTTACTAGAGCATGGTGTTTGAAAACTCTCAAGCATCCCCAAACATTTTTGAAATTGCTCCAAACATCGAGTTGCAGCCCTTGCAATCCAAAGTTGTATCTGAACTCTCTGAATGTTAAAGATCTGATCTTTGAAGTCTTTTCTACAAACCAAGACCAGACGAGGTCCCACACAATGGCAGAAGAGTTGTCTCTCACATTCAAGCAGCCATATATAACTCTACCTACTTGTATGGGGGCTCTGGTTCTGGacctgtgagacccaagtttttaagtttggaataaaccgaataaaatttcttttcacgactaatttgatgtaacgtgaaggaaaacctgaacaagtgtttattgaatggaataaatttgtgaaggagaaatttcaggaaaagataaggattgtatcaaagtcgataaaagttgtagcacgattagtattcgcttaaacctaggtcaagaacgctagtaaatagctaatttatatTCTAAGACACgacggaaactaattccaaaaatcttcacagaaatgttagaacttctcttattcgtctataaatgagcgtttcgatacgaaaccctggaatgtacgaactaCAAATTCCAAtgctcggaagtttgccgaaaccgaaaccctgatagttcagaaaccctaaaatcaacggacgatgaagactttttctattcggagcttcaaataaagatttcattcgcgtacgcccactctaatcgacgttccaaatctttcttcagaaggaagtttctgcatccgaggtcaaaaccataaagtgcattttaagccggtaaacattaaaaacaagcctcgaaaaccaaaaatcatactgatatttctttgaagaattagaagattcagcgggaagaatatcgtgtcaaaaatacgttggaatcagtaggaaaaattggaatcgcgaaataatcattttctcacgttttcaatttcctatatatatgacttcaaaaaaaaaaaaaaaaacaacacacacacacggccgaggcaTTGGAGAGgaaaaggaggaaaagtgatttttgattattcttgaccgatcttcgttcttttcgttgctacgcgtaggcctcgaggtactgatattatttctttcttctgatcttaaattttgtcgtttttctctatgtctttctgtgctcaaagttttgagctttttgtaaaactgtccaaataagctggtttcagtgtctaaacttatcccttgcatgctcctgagcgtgtttagcagattacattttgccgaatgtcgccgaaatgccgccggaatccatttctgttggaaaaacccatttctggatAAAGCTCCGTTCTTTACGTTAAAAATTCACGAtatagcttagcgctagtaggattagttgtcataaacgtcgttgttgacgtccccatccaatttgtttttcgaaaatccagttttgaaattctgagctgaaaataatgaccaaaatacccctgcgacagttttcgatccgaaaatttttctgagcttagaaccgtcttagttacgactaatgataacctaggaaccaagtttgatcgaagaaaaatcggccctcctaattgtgaaaagtggccgagagctaccctaggggggggaggaaatttcgtttttcgaaaacttgtcttaacgcgttagattgtcgtacttcggagtttgtaatgtgtcgtgtaaccctagtacgtattgtttgttgagtttctgactcattgtgattgatttctgtgaatttgtcctaaggttcttttgaggaactTAGTGGATTCGAGGaagaagattgtgaaggaaagtttGGAGAGCAAGCTGgaaaacctacaggtgagggctactcactgaatactagataatgaattaggtgtcgacgaattcgacttgatttactgtttatgcacttgtttgtgtttgattgggaaaatgttttctgaggctacgactgacaattgataatcttttattgcttgattgttgttgagattgattcacatgctatatgctacctggttaatctaggatgtgtgatatctgccctatatgctaagtgctaaatggttagtcctcaatgtattgatatatgtgtcatgactgttggattgtattgttttgaatatgcaaatacacatatatctgttgatttgacagagtgaggataacgggcgaTTATGCCGgatttatcatgagattttgataaagtttgacgggacgaacagagtTTCGAgccttgttgttgttttgttggatcgagaccttctctgggaattacttgggattacgggatcttttaaactcataaggttagagacaaaactaaatggaaactgttTTTAccaggaaaattcataagacataaaacaacctctaaacctttaaataatgatcacattctcaaataagagcttaggatttggatattagttttgaaaaGTGAGAAGTGTCGCCAAATccaagatttaggaaaaactaatgagtttccgagtatttttatactctttcgctcgatgagcagttttgttgtttggctatctaaaagataagccgggaaaattaataagtttctgagtactttattgctctttcgctcgatgagcagatttgttgtttgactatctaaaagataagtccgggaactaaaagtttccaagtacattggtactcttcgctcgctgaCCAGATTTTGACcgtcggatggagatgagtcagaTAACTCGAGAAGTTATCACGAGTGATTACACTCTTTCTgatatttaattgtcttttgtcgcagaatcgacatttaccttagagtattctttttagagacaattagttagctagaacacgtgacgagtgaggtcggagacgttgtttggctaacaacttgcattcatgcactcattttgaggttaatataCGACAGGATGTCGGGcctcgatggattccaaaatggtcataagacccggatttccatataagaacactacggtgattcttagtagcagacggaaatggcagacctacgggttcactgctgatctgactacattttgtttggtataagagacgcccgagcagaaatggtcccaccttggccggtgttagggctgactcgatggtgcccatccctccggattgcatcttgttccttagcatttgcatttcatgcaccattcatgctgatttagttgctggatgtgtttgctacttgttatcATTGATTGAGACATGCTAATTGCCtgcaaatgttatttattttaattgacaggatatacaatttataatgttgtcattcatatttaagcctatgtggctactacttaaactttgcctattggatgtactattatgtaattctttgagttgacccttgcgcgtgctacctgtgtatgggggggctatgtatgccctttttgtcagatgtcgatggccgactggttcgagatggtcgtcccttcgggggggaccaggtttgagtttATAGATAcagacaccccgggctcttgggtggtcgaccccgccgatCACCGAGCTAtttattcggggcgaataatggaggatccgCGTTGACCGAATGGGAAACTTGACGCACGGAGTCTTGAGACGACACACCGTTAGCTTTAACCTACCACTGggcgtgcactgtggccctggagttATTGTACCGCCATCATcacctgaggacgaggaggacccttcggaggagttgcctgtaggagggacttcatctgagtctagctcacccactgtcgcggctgctgttgatttgggatcgggtacagtacccgtaGGACCCGCTgggagtggtgtgtagtactcctctagtcaggattagggtaggagtagcgtcgaggctctgatcttcagtttttctcattttggggcagggtaggtccccagcctatagctttttgtgtggtttctctacgggaatcacagagagttggttgggctaggaggtcttcttttaggccgtttgggctaactcattctcattcttgaggtttgtgttgcggacacttaacctttacttttggtctgtacatattgcctacgggcgttactttctactactttccgtcactggaggttactcgtgacgaggtttggtactacagcgggggggggtgtatatatattgtatattagtcttgtttatctttcgtcgatacgtctttaaattcgacaagtctttaCTTACTGgaaacaaatatcgaaaaaaaatatttatgtttTTCCGCTTCAAGTTtcttttttgttactaaagtgacgccaccgaaatcggggtgttacaggaccGCCCTCTTAAGCCCAATGCATGACCtaagagatgagaaataatGCAGAGAACAAGAGAAAGAGATTGAATTGTGTATTTAAAATCAACCTTTTAAATAATGCACACAAGACTTTTATCTTCGTTCACCCTATATCGGTGGACTACGTCCGATTCTTAGCAGCAGCAAGATTTCAACTATCAAGTATCAATGACCTCTCCTTACAAATATTATTGTACGCGCCTCTTTATACACATTGAGTATTCTTTATCTTTCCTCTCCAGGAATTGTTGAGTAATATTGTGCAAACCTCTTCTGGCTCAACTAGTATTCTTTTACCCATGCCTCTCTATATTCTTTTATCATTGCCTTTCCAGACATAATGAGTATTCTTTTACCATTGTCTCCCCATGCATAACGAGTATTCTTTTACCACTTCCTCTCAAAAaataacaagtattctttgtccTGCCTCTCCAAACATAATTGAGTATTCTTTAACAAGTCTCTTCAGCCTCAACAAGTATTCTTTTACCACAAGTCTCTGGGaattgttgagtattctttgtCCTACCTCTTTATATTATTTTCCATGCTTCTTTAGGAATATTGGTATATGAATTGATTACAATCGAGAGTGTTGTTTATACAAACTTATGAGATGTATACATATATGAAATACAATAAATTCATCTCTAGTTGTATAGGATAGATCTAATAGACAATAGATTGTTCTCCATCTTATTGAGGTTTTATAAGTGACAATAGAAGGCTTTCACCCTTAGATATGGATGTCTTGAATAGGAAAAGAGATCAGAACTAAGTGGctagtcgggatactcaccaCTAGGGTAGTATTATTTAGCTAGCTATAAACCAATGAGATTTCATGAGTGATAGTCAGAGATTCCATCCACCAGGACATAGACTTCTGGGGTTATGAACAGAGCTTTGTATATGTCTCCTTGAGTGGGGTTGTGCTAAAATGTTCCTTTTAATATTTCTAGGACTTAATCAATTAAATCTAGGATCTCAATTGGTATATTTGCTTAACAAAGGAATTAGCATGTGAATACCTCTTATtggcatcttaaatgttaattcCACCTTGTATGAGTGTGTTGATTGAGAACAAGTTATGAATCATGTGAAGTCATTTCCTTATTacactttcttctttgtttacctttgTCAAGTCCTTTTATCGTtttctttattgtttttctCATTTAGATAATTATCACTTTTGAACCCTTCAAACAGTGTTTAGCTAGTGAGATTAGTACGTAACAACACAATTTTTGTGGAGATGAAAAAATTCGATAtttactacaattgagtcttgaacaggatttgatagtagttagtaGAGGAAACGTCAACCACAAAGGAAAATTGGTCACTAACATTCCACAAGGCCCATCATGCACACTTAAGAAGACACAAAAACACCTATGGTGATTACACCGTAAGACTTAATTGCAAGGGGTTTAGATAGTAAGGTGAGAAACCACTTTGCCACCGCCAACAAAGATACAAATGACGTCGAAACGGTTGGCTACAACAGACTGAATGCGGCGAGCATGTTAGAATCAAAGCAAGCAGAATTATTCCAACATTATACATTTTAAGATTTGGATCTCCTCATGTGTTAATCTCACATGACAATGTCATGTGAAAGATCAGAGcctttaattttgttttaatgAAATTTGGATCCTTAATTAATACatggagagagaaaatttaaATTGTGCGAGAAATAATACTAaccatcattaaaaaaataattaaaggtCCAAATCTTTCACATGACATGATCATTTGAAATTAGCACATGAGGGAATCCAAAGCCTACCTTTTATGACTGTTAGGAAAGTATTCTAATCTAGCTTAAAGCTTACTTGATTAATTTAGAGTTTTTTTAAACGTTATTAATTTAGAGTTGATTGTACATATTTTAAAGTGTTTGATAAATGGGGTTATTTTAGTAGTTTATATCTTTATAATAAACTACTTGAGGTTTCCTAAATGAAATTCTGGCAAGAGTAACACAGATGTTCAACCAGATGTCTATGACATCATGTATACCAATATGACTGATTCAGCAAATGATGCAACAAGATAAACAACAGAAAAACAGTAAATAGACACAGGAAGCTGTTAACCTAGTTTGGTGCCACCTATGTCTGGAGGTCTTTCACCCAAgagagataatccactattatagagaaattgtacaaaAAGGTTTCACACAAACTGCCCAGTTTAactaccttttctacctatctctacccgtggaatattacttaggtctccccctaagtatgagcaCTCCCTCTCACTCTCTTACAATCATTGTCACAGTGATTGAACTCAAGTATGAGTTACAAAGACAAATCTCAAGATCACACAGATAGCACTCACTCTTAGCTCACAATAATGACATAAAGCTCCTAAGAGTACACAACAGTATGAACTCGATGAAAACCCTAATACAATTAAATGTTCCACCTTGAGTCTAGGTCTTGAGTCTTCATATATAGTCTTCCAGGCCTTGTCGTCGTTGGGCTTGAAATTTCACACGGTCCATACACAAATCAGGAAGTTGTTAAAATAAAACCAACCAAGTAACAAATCTGCAGAGGATCTTCAGCCAATCAACAATTAAGCAGATTTCAACTTCCATATTTATCTTCAATTTAAACCCTCTTGAACCGGGTTTAAACACATCACAGACTATTCCTTGACGGCGCACAAAAGCTTCCAGCAAAACCTAACTTGTATACGAAGCTTCACATAAAACCAAATAATCAACTAACAACAGATACTAGGCCAGATGTCATAGACAAGTTGTTACAACATCGGGTCCGACAAGTTGGCACACAcatacttagctaaaatgcagacaaccaaacaaaggaacaacaatctccccctttgtccaATTTTAGCTAATACACTACACTACCAAAAAAAACCTCTTCAGAACCCAATTAACAGCTTGAAATACCAGAGAGGAGTGAACCcaaccaaaccaaggtagcttAAAGTATCTTTCAACAACATAGCCATTATCAGCAGCTATGAACACCCAAATGCAATAACAAAAACTAACAGAGTACAACACAGCAGAAAAGCACATCATATCAGCATAATATCAATATCAAGAACTGCTTCTACACTTACTGCATATCAACATATCCTATCATCATACCATTACTCCCCCGTATTAGCATAATTTGGCAAAGGCTCATGAAGAACAGGCATGCTACTATAGAACATCCAGTAGAGAATACAAAAGCACAAAACCACAATCAGACTTATTACAGACCAGGAGCAAATGTAGTAGATATAGAGCCACACAAGGCTGTTGCAAAtacatccaaaagaaaaaaaaataactaaagaGAGGTGCTACTAGGGCTAGAACTGGTGGAGCCAGTTACATCCTCCTTCTCTTCTCCATCAGACTCCTCATTATCCCTTTCAGATTCAGCTTCTTCCTCATCCGCAGTTTCATACTAagcatcttcttcctcaacagCAGCAGAATCACCCTCAACATCCTCAGCAAATTCTTCACCGGTACCTTCCTCAGCAGCAGGAGCAGGAACCTGTGTCATAGCCTTGATGAGCTTGTCCACATGCTGTTTCCTAATCTTGCAAGCCTGAATAGGGGCATCCAAGGATTTGGAGACAACCCTCAATTCAGCCAAAATATCATCTTTGGTTGCACCAACTGCCTGAGTACCACTGGTACTGGCAGAACCTTTTGCTGCAGATAACACAATGTCTGGAACATGCATTCCAGCAAACAAGCGATAATCAAACTTGAGAGGCATAGGTCTCTTACCTTGAAGTTCATCAGCCCTTACAACATGAGGATGTTGTTTGACAATTAGTTCAGACAATAGGAATGGAAATAGGATTGGCAGTCTCACAGCATAAGAGCTTGCATGCTTTAGAGTCTGATCAAAAACTAGCTTGCCAAAATCAAACTCACCGCCAATGCCAATCAGATAGAGCATTCTTGCAAGGGGAGGAGTTACACCAGGTAGGTGATTGGTGGCCATCCAATTTGCACAGCCAATCTTGAAAAGAACAACATACTTGGTAGTTAACTTCCCAAAGGGAAGCAATCCTTTCTTTGGCCACTTCTTGACCATCTTCCCAATCAGGGTCTTAGCAACCCTATTCAATTCAGGTTCTTCATCATTTCCAGCCACTGGACTTCTTCCCATAAACTCATTCACAACTTCAGGAGAGAAATTTACACACTTTCCTCTGACATACACCTTTCTATACTCAGAACTGCTCTCATCATCACAATCAGTAAGGATGTTCACAATGAACTCCCTAACCAGATGAGTAAAACATCTTCCAATGTCCTTGACAGTCTTCATCAAGCCTGCATCAACCAACATATCCATGATTTCCTTGAGTTCCAAAGCATCTTCATGGAGTTCCCTTTCAATTGCTAACCTTCTCTGAACAACAAACTTCCAACTTTGTGCAGAGCTGGCAAAGTGAAAGGATACATTATCAATAGGTGCCTTTGGAACATTCAAAGGAATTCTCTTCCCCTTGATCATTTTCTTGGCCGAAGTGGAGATGTCAGGGACATCTGGCTCGACTTCTGGTTCAGAATCTGTTGCAGCAACATGTTTCCTCTTTCTTCCAGTAGAAGCAGCAATCttttcctccttcttctctttctttgtCTTTTTCTCAGGAACTGAGACTTGAGATGTTTTTGGAGTTTTGGGAGTCTGAGTACTAGaaccctttttcttctttcctttcttACTTACAACAGTCTTGCTTGCAGACACTGTAGCCTTCTTTCCAGCAGTGACCTTCTTGGGCACTTCTTCATCATTTGAGTCCTCTTCTTTAGAGACAATCAACACTTGTTCCTTACCCTTCCGTGACAAGGGTTCAGGAGTTTTCTCATAGGATATTTCAACAGAGGGGGGTCTTCTCACTTGAAGATTTTTGACTAGCAACATCAGTATCATCTTCCTTCTTAGCATCTTGTTCACTAGGGTTTGCTTCATAATTTGGTTCAGAATCACGATCAACCTGTGATTCAACATTTGGCATGACATTTTGTGCAGTGGCAGCATCAGCAAGAGTCTCTAAGACATTGTGGATGACTTGATCTACTTCAGCATCGACGACATCGCTTTCTTGATTATCATCAACCGGTGGATCAGGAATTGAATCTTCTGAGATGTTGTGAACACTCGATGCTTTCCCTATGCCTCGCTTGACAACATACTTGATCCTCATACTCCTTGTCCTCTTGGCTGGGCCAGACGAGTCTGGAGAGACGATTTTCGCAGAGGAACGAATAACCCTAGAGGGAGTAGAAGATGCAGTCTTCAAACCAAGAAACTTGACCCCATGAGAGTTCTTGATAGGTTTGGGACAGGCAGCGATCTTctttcctgaatcttgagtCATGATCAAAAGTAACTTGACACAATTACAAAAATAATCGTTAGAGCACCAAGAGcacaaagagagagaataattcaAGTTTGTGAAACCAAGAAAAATCAGTTCTGTGTCTTCCTCAACTGCATCAAGGGCGGTTGTTGCCCTTAACATGTGTCAATAACTGCTATAAGTCAATTATTACACAAATCCCCAATTTTCCTCTCAACTCCTCAAACATAGCCGCATCCAAcgcttttgtgaaaatatctgctAACTGTATTGTTTCCACATGCTCAAGAGTGATAATCTTTTCTTCAACAAATCTTTAATAAAGTGGTGACGAATGTCAATATGCTTCGTCCTGCTATGGTGAATTGGATTTTTTGAAATGTTGATGGCACTCAGGTTGTCACAGTataatgtcatgacatcttgttCGACATTATATTCCTTCAGCATCTGCTTCATCCATAATAGTTGAGTACACCcacttccagcagctatatattcagccTCAGCAGTAGATagtgagacacaattctgcttttTGCTGAACCAAGATATGAGATTATTACCAAGAAAGAAGCATCCTCCTGAAGTACTTTTTCTGTCATCTGCAtttcctgcccaatctgcatcacagtacCCTATCAAATTGGAATTAGAGTTGTGAGCATAAAAAATTCCATAGTTACCAGTTCCATTAATGTACTTTATAATCCTCAGATGACTCTCTTTAGGAGCATCTTGATATCTAGCACAAACATCAACTGAGAAAGCaatatctggtctgctagcagtgaggtaGAGAAGACTACCAATCATACTTCTgtataagctttgatcaacatcagTTCCACTTTCATCGTTAGTTAGCTTGATATGAGTGGTTGCAGGAGTTCTCTTATGACTTGAGCcttcaaggccaaacttcttaACTAGTTCTTTGACATATTTACTCTGTGAGATGAACATGGATTCTTCCATCTGTTTTACTTGCAACCCCAGGAAGTAATTTAATTCACCAACCAGACTCAtctcaaactcagatttcatgtGTCTGACAAAATGTTCTACCATGTGGTCTGACATACCGCCAAAAACAATGTCATCTACATATATCTGAGCTATCATGACTTTTCCTCCATCACTCGTCACAAATAGAGTCTTGTATATTCCTCCCTTGCTGTACCCTTCACTTATCAGAAACTctgttaacctttcataccacgcCCTTGGTGCTTGCTTTAATCCATACAAAGTCTTTCTCAACTAGTAAACATGTTCTGGAAAGGTTGGATCTACAAATCCCTTTGGTTGTTCTACATAGACTTCCTCATTCAGGTATCCGTTcaagaaggcactcttcacatccatctggaACAAATTGAATTTCAGAATGCATGCTAGTCCTAATAATAATCTGATAGATTCCAATCGAGCAACAGgcgcaaaggtttcatcaaaatcaattccttcaaTCTGAGTACACCCTTGAGCAACTAATTtggccttgtttcttgttacaaTACCATTTTCATCTGACTTGTTCCTGAAAATCTTCTTGGTACCAATCACATTTACACCTTCTGGTCTGGGAACAAGATCTCATACTTCATTCCGCTTAAATTGACTCAATTCTTCCTGCATGGTATTGATCCAGTACTCATCAGTTACGGCTTCCTTGATGTTCTTAGGCTCAATCTTAGATATAAAACAAGCATTTGCAATAGTGTCTCTAGATTTAGTGATAACTCCTTCATTCAGATTCCCAATTATGTTTTCTTTGGGATGTATCT is a window of Lotus japonicus ecotype B-129 chromosome 5, LjGifu_v1.2 DNA encoding:
- the LOC130719463 gene encoding uncharacterized protein LOC130719463, whose protein sequence is MTQDSGKKIAACPKPIKNSHGVKFLGLKTASSTPSRVIRSSAKIVSPDSSGPAKRTRSMRIKYVVKRGIGKASSVHNISEDSIPDPPVDDNQESDVVDAEVDQVIHNVLETLADAATAQNVMPNVESQVDRDSEPNYEANPSEQDAKKEDDTDGKEQVLIVSKEEDSNDEEVPKKVTAGKKATVSASKTVVSKKGKKKKGSSTQTPKTPKTSQVSVPEKKTKKEKKEEKIAASTGRKRKHVAATDSEPEVEPDVPDISTSAKKMIKGKRIPLNVPKAPIDNVSFHFASSAQSWKFVVQRRLAIERELHEDALELKEIMDMLVDAGLMKTVKDIGRCFTHLVREFIVNILTDCDDESSSEYRKVYVRGKCVNFSPEVVNEFMGRSPVAGNDEEPELNRVAKTLIGKMVKKWPKKGLLPFGKLTTKYVVLFKIGCANWMATNHLPGVTPPLARMLYLIGIGGEFDFGKLVFDQTLKHASSYAVRLPILFPFLLSELIVKQHPHVVRADELQGKRPMPLKFDYRLFAGMHVPDIVLSAAKGSASTSGTQAVGATKDDILAELRVVSKSLDAPIQACKIRKQHVDKLIKAMTQVPAPAAEEGTGEEFAEDVEGDSAAVEEEDA